Part of the uncultured Tolumonas sp. genome is shown below.
ACGTTAATACGGGTATCGCCTGGTACAGCCATAAAGTGATCTTTGATGCCACATTGGGCAAACAAATCACGGAAAGCCTGCTGGTTGCCAGCACCTAAAATGCCGGACACTGCGACATTAGCACCCAGATCACGCAATACGCGCGCAACATTGATGCCTTTACCTGCCGGATGCAGACTGCCTGATTTGACCACGTTAACGCTGCCAACCTGGATTTGGTCGATATGACCCGTTAAATCCAGCGCAGGGTTAAGGGTCACAGTCAGCAAAGGCTTACTCATGACCGGCTCCTTCGCCTAAACCATCGGCGATTGATTGACCAATTTTGCTAATGGCTTGCTGTGCATCATCACCTTTAGCGATAAATTGCAGGCGATGACCACTTTTAACGCCCAAGCTGACCAGTTTCATCAAGCTCTTCGCGTTAACTGATTTGCCATCACCGTCTAGGTTGGCAACCCAGATTTCACTTTGGAATTCTTTTGCTACTTTCACCAGCGTCGCACTTGGACGGGCATGCAGACCATGTGGGTTAGTGATGGTGAACACGCCTTCCAAACCTTCGATTGGTTTTTCAGTCAGCAGCTTGATGGCTTTCATGCTGTCTGCAGCCCACAGTTGAGCTACGTTTTGTTCACTGATCATGTCAACCAGACGCTCTAATACTGGTTTGTGCAGCGCATCTTGAGCCGCGATCAATAACAAACCTTGTACGGGTTGGCCGGCGTGTTGGAATGGCACTACAGGACGAACTAAAGACACTGCAGTACGTTTTACGCCAACATTCGTGCGTGCTAACCACAGTCCTTGACCCATCCATACAGGCGTGGATGCTTGAACGGTTGCTGTGCCACTGCTTTCCAGTGCGCCAGTGTTCTGCAGTAATGCACAGGCTGCTGATTGCAGACCCAGAATGTCTTGTGCAGAAGCTTGCAGTTGAATGGTGCTGCTATCCAACAACAGAGTTGGTGTTGGTTTTTGGCCGCTTAGCAATTTGGCTAAATCGGCAGTGCTGTTACAGCGTTTCAGGTAATCAGCAACAGAATCATCCGCCAGTACACGGGTCAGTTGACGCAGAATGCCCAGATGTTCGTCTGAACGTGCAGCGATACCGATAACCACGTGTGCAATCTGACCATCGCCCCAGTTAACACCGTCAGCGAAATGTAATACGCGAACACCGGTTTGTTTAACCTGTTCACGGGTATCTGTCGTTCCATGAGGAATGGCAATGCCATTACCCAGATAGGTCGAGTTCTGAGTTTCACGACGCAACATACCATCAACGTATGGTGCTTCGATCAGACCCGCGTCAACCATTTTCTGTGCCACCATACGAATCGCGCTTTGCTTATCGTCGGCTTTGGCCCCCAATTGAATATCTTGTTCCGCCAGTGTCAGCATGGCGTGTACCTCTCTTATAGTTGTGTCAGATATAAAACATAGAACAAATCGTCGAACTCAAACGATTCACTCACATCCTATTCTGATCCATTTGTTGCAACTTTGGGTAGCAAGTTTGCAACTCTCATTTGCCAAAAAGTTGATTAATCGTTTCAGTTCATATGCTGTATCGTTTCAGCTAGATATTCAAGAGCTGGTTATTGTATAATCACCAGTAATTTGATGTGGTGCACATTTACGGCAGCAAAAATGATAAATGGGGGTCGCATGAAGCTTGAAGAGATCGCACGCCTGGCCGGCGTATCTCGTACAACGGCGAGCTATGTGGTGAACGGTAAAGCTGAACAACATCGCATCAGTGAAAAAACCCGTGAACGGGTGATGGCGGTGGTAAATCAGTATAACTATAAACCTGATCAGGCAGCGACCGCACTGCGATTAGGGAGTAGCCGACTGTTTGGTTTTATTTTACCTGATTTAGAAAATACCAGTTACGCGCGCTTAGCAAAATTGCTGGAAGCGGGGGCTCGTACACACGGTTTTCAGCTGATTATTACCTGTTCCGACGATGATCCAGAAACAGAAAAATCGCTGGCAGAAATGCTGACCTCGCGTCGGATTGATGCCCTGCTCGTATCTACCGTGTTAGATCCATATAACGATTTCTACCCTCGGTTACAGCAAAAAGGCTTGCCGGTGATCGCGATTGACCGTGCCTTGGATGATGAAAAATTTGCCTCGGTTATCAGTGAAGACTTGGATGGCGCGATCAAACTAACGAATTCATTATTATCACCGTTGCCAGCCAGTATTGGTTTATTAGGTGCAGTGCCAGAGTTAGGGATATCGCACGAGCGTGAACGTGGATTTCGTGCCGCATTGCGCTCAGTAGATATGCAAGCTGAGCCGTTAATTGCCTATGGTGAACACTTTAGCCGCAGTGAAGGTGCACGCATCTGTGCTGACTGGATTGCTCGTGGCGTTATGCCGGAGGCATTGGTCACCACCTCGTATGTGTTGCTGGAAGGTGTTTTGGATACCTTACGCGAATATCCGGAATTGATGCAAAAAACACGATTGGCCACTTTTGGTGACAATCAATTATTGGATTTTCTGCCCGTGAACGTCAATGCATTACCGCAGCAGTTATCACTGATCGCTGAGCGGGCATTGGCATTAGCGTTAGCGGCAACCACTGAACATAATTACACCCCAGGAATTGAGGTGATCCCCCGTCGCCTTAAAGTCCGGAGTAATGCTGGGTAGGCGCTGTGTTGCACAGCGCAGAAGAAGACAATTGCCGTAATCTTATTCTGAACAGTACAGGTATGGAGCGTAACATGAAGATAGCAATGGCTAGTGACCATGCAGGTTTTTCTCTGAAAGAAGAGATCAAAGCGTATCTGCAAAGCCAAGGACACGAAGTATTGGATTTTGGTGCTCACAGTGAAGATGCCTGTGATCTGCCTGACTCCGTTTATCCCGCTTCATTAGCCGTCGGTGAAGGTAAAGCCGATCGTGGTATTTTTGTCGATGGTGTCGGTTACGGCAGCGCGATGATTGCGAATAAAATTTACGGTGTGTATGCCGCGGTCTGTCAGGATCCGTTCTGTGCCAATCTGGCTCGTTCACACTCGGATACCAACGTGCTGTGTATCGGCGGTAAGATCATCGGTTCTGCAATTGCGATGGAAATTGTAAAAACCTGGATGACGACAGAATATCTGGGCCATACCGAAGAGAAATATCGTCGCCGGGTAGGCAAAGTGGTCGCGATTGCTGAAAAACACCTGCAAAAGCTGGTCTGATCGGTTAATGCGTGAGCAGCGATGAAGGTTGCTCACGCAGCATAAATCTTAGAAAACGGGAATCATCTCTACAGATGATGGATTGTGTTTCCCGCTAAAAGCACGTCTAATCTGCTTTCATCTCCTTCCATTTATTTTGGTCCTATGTCCTCCGTATCGGTAGTGCGTTCACAGTCGCTGTTTCAGATCACTTGGCCGTTATTCATCGATTTGGCGCTGCATTTTCTGACTGCGGCGTTGAATACGTTCATGATCAGCCATGTTTCGTATCAAGCCGTTGCCGCATTGTCGGTTGGCAACCAAATCTTTGATGTCAGTATTACGCTGTTTAATTTCGTCGGCATTGGTTCGAGTGTGGTGATCACTCAATATCTGGGGGCCGGACAGCGTGATGTGGCCAGAAAAGTGGTGCAGCAAGCCGTTGGTTTTAATGCCTTGATTGGTTTGGCGGTGGCGCTGGGGGTATTGTTTGGTTCGACCTATATTCTGCAGCTGATGAATATGCCGGAACATCTGCAAGCGATGGGCTTGACCTATTTACAGATCATTGCGTTGTGTCTGTTACCGGAGGCCATTGCGCTGTGTCTGGCGGCAAGTCTGCGGGCATATGGTTATACCCGTGAAGCGATGTATGTCACGGTGATCGTCAATCTGGTCACCCTGTTGGGTAATGCCTTGTTGTTATACGGCTGGTTTGGTTTACCGCAAATGTCAGTGGCGGGCGTCGCCTGCTCTACCGTTATCGGGCGTCTGGTTGGTGTGGTTTTATTGCTGTGGCTTATCCGGCAACGGCTTGGTTTGCAGTTACATTGGAAAGACTGTTGCCGGTTTTCTGCCGATATTATCCGTAAGATCATGAAGATAGGTTTACCCGCTGCCGGAGAAAACCTGTCCTGGATGCTGCAAATGATGGTGATCACCTCTTTTGTCGCATTGCTGGGCGATAAAATGCTGGCGACACAATCGTATTTTTTCCAGATCAGTCTGTTTGTGATGTTATTTGGCATTGCGATCGGTTTGGGAACGGAAATTATGATTGGTCATCTGGTTGGTGCCGGTGAACTGGATCAGGCTTATCATCGCTTATTACGCAGTCTAAAAATCGGTCTTATCGTGACCGTGCTGTCGGTGGTGGTGGTGGTGCTTTCCGGCCCACACTTGATGGGGTTGTTTACTGCTGATGCCATTATTTTAGTCACCGCCGGGCATCTGTTCATGCTTAGTTTGATCTTGGAGCCGGGGCGCACTTTTAACATTATTGTGATCAGCTCTCTGCGTGCGACGGGGGATGCTCGTTTTCCATTCCGCATGGGATTGTTGTCGATGTGGGGGATTGCGATACCTGTGGCATACCTGTGCGGTATTCATTGGGGATGGGGGCTGGTTGGGGTCTGGTGCGGTTTTGTGGTGGATGAATGGGTTCGGGGGTTAACCATGTTCTGGCGTTGGCGTAGCCGACGTTGGGAGAAAAAAGTGCTGGTGCAGCGAACTACACCAGCCAATCAGGCACACTAGTGCCATTTCACACGGGATAAAACATTACTTCGTGGGCTGGCTGGGGTTGCCTCCCAGCGCCTGATACAGCGACATCTGTGTTGTCAGTTGTTGATACTGATTTTCTAGCAATGATTTTTCGGCATTACGCCGTTGTTCCTGTTGATCCAGCCAGCTTTGTATTTCTATATCACCTGCCTGATAACGCACGGCGGAAATGGTTTCTGTTTGTTGTGCCAACAAAAGTGAACGCGAGAGTTGGGTTCCGGCATTCAGGTAATGCTGCCGGGCCGACAACTGATTTTCCACTTCTGATAACGCGGTATAAAACGTTTGCCGGAAATTGCGCACTGCTTGTTCGTAGACGACGCGTTGTTTGGCGATGTTCAGGCGCGTAGTCTGCCACTCTATAAAGGGAAGAGTCAACCCGGCCCCAATGCTGCCTGTCGGATTTTGCAAAGCAGAGCGTAATTGCTCACTGCTGGTACTTAGTACACCAGTCAGACTAAAGGTTGGATAATAACTTTTCCGGTTATTTTCGCCAGTTGCGTAGCTGGAGCGAATGCGCAGTTCTGCGGCTTTTACGTCCGGTCGTTGTGCTAGCACATCGGCAGGAAGGTAGGTCGGAATAGCCGGTAATGCTCGAGCTGGTAACGTTACCGGTTGTTCTAACGCAGTTTCCGGCGGTTGATCCAATAAAATGGTCAAGGCATTGCGATTTTCATCCCGTTGCCGGTACAGATCTTCAAGTGTTGCTTGCTGGCTGTTCACACTTTGCTCAGCTTGTAACACATCCAGTTTGCTATTCGCACCAGCATGGTAATGTGCCTGCGCGATTTGCAGTGCATGTTGTGTGTAACTGAGACTTTGTTGGTTCAGTACAATTAACTGGTTCAGATAACCCTGTTTCCAATACAGTGTGGCGGTGGTGCCAATCAATGATAATGCCGATGCCAACCGGTCTTGTTCTGTCGCTTCGGCTTCGAAGTTAGCCGCTGCCCGTTCATCTGCCAGCTTACCCCATAGATCCAGTTCATAACTTAGTGACAGCGACGTGCCGTAGCGGGTGGTTTGATTATTTTGTGAACCATTTGGTGGCATATTATCGCCCTGACCGGTCGGATTACTTTGTTGCCATGATTTTTGTTGTACCGCAGTCAGTGAGGTAGAAACCTCCGGCGTTAAGTTGGTGGCGGTAAGACCGGCATTTAACCGCGCTTGTTTGACTTTCAGCGCTGCCACCGCCAGATCATTATTTTTCTGTAGTACCTGTTGGATCAACTGATCCAGCGCGGGGTCCTGAAATGCTTGCCACCAATGTGGCTGTCGCAACACTTGGGTCGCAGTCAGTTTCTGTTGTTGCCACTGTGCTGGCACAACCGGTGCTAAATCGACGGCTGGTGGCGGCGTTGTGTGTTGGCTACACGCAGCCAGTAGCGTGAGCGACAGGTATAACAGGCTGAGTTTATTCACGCGCCAATGCCTCTATCGGATCAAGTCGGGCTGCATTCCGGGCCGGCAGATAACCGAACAACACGCCAATCAGTGATGAACACAGGAATGCAGAGACCAAAGACCAGACGGAAAAAGCCATCTGAATACTGCTGACAAAAAAAGAAAATACAGCGCTCACCGCAAAAGAAAGGGCGATACCCAGCGAGCCACCCAGCAGGCAGACCATCACGGCCTCTATCAAAAACTGCTGCAAAATATCTTGCTGACGAGCACCAATAGCCATACGAATACCAATTTCACGGGTTCGTTCCGTCACCGACACCAACATGATATTCATCACCCCGATCCCGCCGACAATCAGTGAAATAACTGCGATCGAGGAAATTAACAGCGTCAGTGTTGCCGTTGTTTTTTCAATGGTTTGCAAAATACTATCGCTGTTGCGGGTGTAGAAATCTTTGCGACCATGCACGCGGGTTAGCAGTTTAATGATCTGCTGTTCGGCAATGCTGCTGGATACTCCGTCTTTAATACGCACTGAGATGGAGCTGAAATAATATTGCCCCATTAGCCGATACATGGCGGACGTGTAGGGTAACCAGACATTTAAATTTTGCGTATCAAACGAACTTTTTTTCTCGGCAGTAACGCCAATGATGCGGCAGGGCAGGTTGTTGAGCAGGATGACTTTACCCACCGGGTTAACATGTTCGCCATATAATTTAACTAAGGTGTTGTGATCGATTACTACCACGGGTTGTAGTTGCTTAACGGCGGTTTGATCAAAGGTTTTTCCATAGGCCATTTGCAGATCTTTAACCTGAAAATACTGGCCAGCGACACCGTACACCATCGCGGATAATGCCTTGCCGCCATCACGCAACAGCGCATTGGTGCTCACGCTGGGTGTGACGCTGTCGGTATAAATTTGCCCGCTTAGCAGCGGCAGATCCTGCGGCGTCAGTGTTTGAATGGCGCTGGCATTGCGATCCCCCCAATCTTTACCAGGGTAAACATCAATGGTGTTGGTGCCCATAGAGCTGATATCGCTGATCACTTTATTCCGTGCGCCCTGACCAACAGCCACCACACTCACCACCGCCGTAATACCGATGATAATGCCGAGCATGGTCAGTAAGGTCCGCATCCGATGGGTCAGCATGGAGAGCCATGCCATGCGGAAGGCTTCGGAAAATCGTGTTGATTGGCGCACCCACCAACTGGCGGCCTGTGGTAGTTGAGACTGATCGGGTAGATCCTGACTATCAACCGGCATGTCGATGTGACAAGGCGTTTGTCTACGGTCGGCAAGAATACGACCGTCGCTGATTTCGAGCACCCGTTCGGCGTGCGCAGCAATATTTTGGTCATGCGTAACCAGTACAATGGTGTGCCCCTGACGATGCAGTTGCCGCAGGATTTGCATCACCTCTTTGCCGCTTTGACTGTCTAATGCGCCGGTGGGTTCATCCGCCAGGATCACTGTGCCGCCGTTCATCAGTGCACGGGCAATACTGACGCGTTGTTGTTGCCCGCCAGAGAGCTGGCTGGGGCGATTGTACTGTTTATTGGCAATGCCTAACCGCTGCAGTAAGGACCGAGCCCGTTGCAGACGCGAAGTTTTATTTTTACCGGCATAAATGGCGGGAATTTCCACATTACTTTCGGCTTTCAGATGTGACAGCAGATGGTAACGCTGGAAGATAAAACCAAAACAATCGCGACGTAGATCGGCCAGTTGATCGCTGTTTAAGGTAGCGGTGCTTTGACCATTAACACGATATTCACCGTGACTTGGGCGATCCAGACAACCGAGAATATTCATCAACGTCGATTTGCCCGAGCCGGAGGCACCAATGATCGCTACCATTTCGCCGGCATGAACATCCAGATTGATATTGTCGAGCACGGTGAGGCGATCATCGCCGATCTGAAAATGACGGCTGATGTGCTGTAATGCCAATAACGGCGCGGCATTTGTCATGCTTAAGGCCCTGGTGGCGGCATCATGTGGCCGGAATTACTCACGCTGGCTTCGCTGCTTTTGCTATCACCGAGAATAATGCTGTCACCGTCATTTAAACCACTTAGCACTTGCGCATTCAGGCTGTCTTTTAATCCCAGCTGAATAGTTTTCTTAATAACACGATCCTGTTCCAACACCCGGACATACGCTTGTTGGTGTTCGTCGTTTTCAATCGCAGCGACCGGCACCAGCAGTACATTTTTGGCTTCCCCTGAAACGATCGTCACCTGTGCGGTCATCGACACTCGCAGTCGATGCTCGGGGTTTTTCACATCGAACAGGCCGTTGTAATACACGGCACTGGAACTGGAGGATGACGACGAAGAGCTGGATGAACCCGAACTACTGGATGAGCTGTTGTTATCACTGCTGTCGGAGGTCGATGCCGGTTCAATGGCGCGTAAGGTGGCGAAATAACGTTTATCTGGTTCGCCTAACGTGGTGAACCAGACTTTCAAGCCCGGTTTCACGTTGATCACATCGGCTTCGGAGATCTGCGCTTTCACCGTCATGGAATCGAGATCGGCCAGCTTGATGATAGTTGGTACTGACTGTGCGGCGGCGACGGTTTGGCCTTCTTTGGTGACGATGGAGATCACCGTGCCGCTGATCGGCGCGGTAATGCGGGTATACCCCAAATTGGCTTTTGCGGTATCAACGGAAACTTGGGCCGCGGTAATTTCGGCATTTAACTGGCTAATGGCGGCGCGGGTGGTGTCTAGCGAGGCGGCAGCTTCCTCCAGATTGGCTTTGGAGGTGGCATCTTGCTGCCACATCTGCTGTTGCCGGCGATAGGCTAATTCGTATTGATGTAACAAGGCTTGTTTGGCTTGTTTTTGCGCTTTCGCACTATCGAGATTGGCCTGTGCCTGACGCAGCGTATATTGCTGTAAGATCGGGTCGATTTCGGCGACCAGCTGACCTTTTTTAACCTGTTCCCCCAATGCCACTTTAAGCGATTTCAGTTGGCCGGAGACTTGCGCGCCGACACTGACCTGATTGATGGCGCTCAGTGTGCCGTTCGCGAATACGGTTTGTTCAATATCGCCATAGCGAACAGGGGCTGTCAT
Proteins encoded:
- the fruB gene encoding fused PTS fructose transporter subunit IIA/HPr protein → MLTLAEQDIQLGAKADDKQSAIRMVAQKMVDAGLIEAPYVDGMLRRETQNSTYLGNGIAIPHGTTDTREQVKQTGVRVLHFADGVNWGDGQIAHVVIGIAARSDEHLGILRQLTRVLADDSVADYLKRCNSTADLAKLLSGQKPTPTLLLDSSTIQLQASAQDILGLQSAACALLQNTGALESSGTATVQASTPVWMGQGLWLARTNVGVKRTAVSLVRPVVPFQHAGQPVQGLLLIAAQDALHKPVLERLVDMISEQNVAQLWAADSMKAIKLLTEKPIEGLEGVFTITNPHGLHARPSATLVKVAKEFQSEIWVANLDGDGKSVNAKSLMKLVSLGVKSGHRLQFIAKGDDAQQAISKIGQSIADGLGEGAGHE
- the cra gene encoding catabolite repressor/activator; the protein is MKLEEIARLAGVSRTTASYVVNGKAEQHRISEKTRERVMAVVNQYNYKPDQAATALRLGSSRLFGFILPDLENTSYARLAKLLEAGARTHGFQLIITCSDDDPETEKSLAEMLTSRRIDALLVSTVLDPYNDFYPRLQQKGLPVIAIDRALDDEKFASVISEDLDGAIKLTNSLLSPLPASIGLLGAVPELGISHERERGFRAALRSVDMQAEPLIAYGEHFSRSEGARICADWIARGVMPEALVTTSYVLLEGVLDTLREYPELMQKTRLATFGDNQLLDFLPVNVNALPQQLSLIAERALALALAATTEHNYTPGIEVIPRRLKVRSNAG
- a CDS encoding RpiB/LacA/LacB family sugar-phosphate isomerase → MKIAMASDHAGFSLKEEIKAYLQSQGHEVLDFGAHSEDACDLPDSVYPASLAVGEGKADRGIFVDGVGYGSAMIANKIYGVYAAVCQDPFCANLARSHSDTNVLCIGGKIIGSAIAMEIVKTWMTTEYLGHTEEKYRRRVGKVVAIAEKHLQKLV
- a CDS encoding MATE family efflux transporter; its protein translation is MSSVSVVRSQSLFQITWPLFIDLALHFLTAALNTFMISHVSYQAVAALSVGNQIFDVSITLFNFVGIGSSVVITQYLGAGQRDVARKVVQQAVGFNALIGLAVALGVLFGSTYILQLMNMPEHLQAMGLTYLQIIALCLLPEAIALCLAASLRAYGYTREAMYVTVIVNLVTLLGNALLLYGWFGLPQMSVAGVACSTVIGRLVGVVLLLWLIRQRLGLQLHWKDCCRFSADIIRKIMKIGLPAAGENLSWMLQMMVITSFVALLGDKMLATQSYFFQISLFVMLFGIAIGLGTEIMIGHLVGAGELDQAYHRLLRSLKIGLIVTVLSVVVVVLSGPHLMGLFTADAIILVTAGHLFMLSLILEPGRTFNIIVISSLRATGDARFPFRMGLLSMWGIAIPVAYLCGIHWGWGLVGVWCGFVVDEWVRGLTMFWRWRSRRWEKKVLVQRTTPANQAH
- a CDS encoding efflux transporter outer membrane subunit, with the protein product MNKLSLLYLSLTLLAACSQHTTPPPAVDLAPVVPAQWQQQKLTATQVLRQPHWWQAFQDPALDQLIQQVLQKNNDLAVAALKVKQARLNAGLTATNLTPEVSTSLTAVQQKSWQQSNPTGQGDNMPPNGSQNNQTTRYGTSLSLSYELDLWGKLADERAAANFEAEATEQDRLASALSLIGTTATLYWKQGYLNQLIVLNQQSLSYTQHALQIAQAHYHAGANSKLDVLQAEQSVNSQQATLEDLYRQRDENRNALTILLDQPPETALEQPVTLPARALPAIPTYLPADVLAQRPDVKAAELRIRSSYATGENNRKSYYPTFSLTGVLSTSSEQLRSALQNPTGSIGAGLTLPFIEWQTTRLNIAKQRVVYEQAVRNFRQTFYTALSEVENQLSARQHYLNAGTQLSRSLLLAQQTETISAVRYQAGDIEIQSWLDQQEQRRNAEKSLLENQYQQLTTQMSLYQALGGNPSQPTK
- a CDS encoding MacB family efflux pump subunit, whose product is MTNAAPLLALQHISRHFQIGDDRLTVLDNINLDVHAGEMVAIIGASGSGKSTLMNILGCLDRPSHGEYRVNGQSTATLNSDQLADLRRDCFGFIFQRYHLLSHLKAESNVEIPAIYAGKNKTSRLQRARSLLQRLGIANKQYNRPSQLSGGQQQRVSIARALMNGGTVILADEPTGALDSQSGKEVMQILRQLHRQGHTIVLVTHDQNIAAHAERVLEISDGRILADRRQTPCHIDMPVDSQDLPDQSQLPQAASWWVRQSTRFSEAFRMAWLSMLTHRMRTLLTMLGIIIGITAVVSVVAVGQGARNKVISDISSMGTNTIDVYPGKDWGDRNASAIQTLTPQDLPLLSGQIYTDSVTPSVSTNALLRDGGKALSAMVYGVAGQYFQVKDLQMAYGKTFDQTAVKQLQPVVVIDHNTLVKLYGEHVNPVGKVILLNNLPCRIIGVTAEKKSSFDTQNLNVWLPYTSAMYRLMGQYYFSSISVRIKDGVSSSIAEQQIIKLLTRVHGRKDFYTRNSDSILQTIEKTTATLTLLISSIAVISLIVGGIGVMNIMLVSVTERTREIGIRMAIGARQQDILQQFLIEAVMVCLLGGSLGIALSFAVSAVFSFFVSSIQMAFSVWSLVSAFLCSSLIGVLFGYLPARNAARLDPIEALARE
- a CDS encoding efflux RND transporter periplasmic adaptor subunit — its product is MALLKKRWLYLILPLLALTVAFSALRNPAPIQYMTAPVRYGDIEQTVFANGTLSAINQVSVGAQVSGQLKSLKVALGEQVKKGQLVAEIDPILQQYTLRQAQANLDSAKAQKQAKQALLHQYELAYRRQQQMWQQDATSKANLEEAAASLDTTRAAISQLNAEITAAQVSVDTAKANLGYTRITAPISGTVISIVTKEGQTVAAAQSVPTIIKLADLDSMTVKAQISEADVINVKPGLKVWFTTLGEPDKRYFATLRAIEPASTSDSSDNNSSSSSSGSSSSSSSSSSSSAVYYNGLFDVKNPEHRLRVSMTAQVTIVSGEAKNVLLVPVAAIENDEHQQAYVRVLEQDRVIKKTIQLGLKDSLNAQVLSGLNDGDSIILGDSKSSEASVSNSGHMMPPPGP